ATTTGCGCCTGACGCTGGATACCCACACGCTGGCGACGGAAGCCAAACAGGTAGATAACACCACCAATATTCTGCGTCTGATGCTGCTGCTCTCCCTGGCGATTGGCGTGGTGCTGACGCGTACATTGTTGCAGGGCAAACGCACCCGCTGGCAGCAGTCCCCCTTCCTGCTGACGGCCAATAAAGCGGTGCCGGAAGAGGATGAGCAGGAAAAGCGAGAGTAGCCGCAGCGGCTTCCCGTACGCTCCCTGATTTTTTAGCAAGGATATCGCCTATGTCGACGCTTCGTCTTCTTATCTCCGACTCTTACGATCCGTGGTTTAACCTGGCGGTTGAGGAGTCGATTTTCCGCCAGATGCCCGCCACGCAGCGGGTGCTGTTTCTCTGGCGCAACGCCGATACGGTGGTGATTGGCCGGGCGCAAAATCCGTGGAAGGAGTGCAACACTCGCCGCATGGAAGAGGACAACGTGCGGCTGGCAAGGCGCAGCAGCGGCGGCGGCGCGGTATTCCACGATCTCGGCAATACCTGTTTTACCTTTATGGCAGGCAAGCCGGAGTATGACAAAACCGTCTCCACCACCATTGTGCTCAATGCGCTACAGGCGCTGGGCATTAACGCGGAAGCCTCCGGGCGCAACGACCTGGTGGTCAAAACCGCTGAGGGGGATCGAAAAATCTCCGGCTCAGCCTATCGCGAAACGCCGGATCGCGGCTTTCACCACGGCACCCTGCTGCTCAATGCCGATCTCAGCCGTCTGGCGAACTATCTCAACCCGGATAAGAAGAAGTTGCAGGCCAAAGGCATCACCTCCGTGCGCGGTCGGGTGGCGAATCTGGTCGATCTGCTGCCGGGCATCACCCATGAGCAGATTTGCGCCGCCGTCACCGAGGCCTTCTTTGAGCACTATGGCGAACGTGTCGAGGCAGAGGTTATCTCGCCGGACAAAACGCCAGACCTGCCGAACTTTGCCGAAACCTTTGCCCGCCAGAGCAGCTGGGAGTGGAACTTCGGCCAGGCCCCGGCCT
This Kosakonia cowanii JCM 10956 = DSM 18146 DNA region includes the following protein-coding sequences:
- the lplA gene encoding lipoate--protein ligase LplA, translated to MSTLRLLISDSYDPWFNLAVEESIFRQMPATQRVLFLWRNADTVVIGRAQNPWKECNTRRMEEDNVRLARRSSGGGAVFHDLGNTCFTFMAGKPEYDKTVSTTIVLNALQALGINAEASGRNDLVVKTAEGDRKISGSAYRETPDRGFHHGTLLLNADLSRLANYLNPDKKKLQAKGITSVRGRVANLVDLLPGITHEQICAAVTEAFFEHYGERVEAEVISPDKTPDLPNFAETFARQSSWEWNFGQAPAFSHLLDERFTWGGVELHFDVEKGHITRAQIFTDSLNPAPLEALAARLQGCLYRADTLALACDALLVDFPQQQQELRELSAWIVQAVR